DNA sequence from the Acidothermus cellulolyticus 11B genome:
CCGGAGAACGTCAACGGATCTGCGCCCAACGCCACACCAAGCCGTGCGGTCTCTGCAAGGCCGCGGGTAATGAGCGAGGCTCGGGAATTGTTGCCGAACCGGAGCCCGTCGGCGATTCCCACCGCCACCGCGATGACGTTCTTCACGGCACCGGCAAGCTCACACCCAATGACGTCAGGATTCGTGTAGGGCCGGAAGTAGCCGGTCTGACACGCGGCTTGCAACCGGCGGGCGGTCTCGTCGTCCGTGCAGGCCACCACGGACGCACTGGGTTGCCGCTCGGCAATTTCACGCGCGAGATTCGGCCCGGTCACCACGGCCACCCGCTCAGGCGGCACATCGGCCACTTCGCAGATGACCTCGCTCATCCGCTTGGCGGTCTGCAATTCGATGCCCTTGATGAGGCTGACGTACACCACGTCCGGTGGCGCGAGGGCGACCCAGTTCTGCAGATTCTCCCTCAGGTGCTGAGCGGGAAGAGCGAGGACGACGAAATCAGCCCCCGCCATCGCTTCCTGCGGGTCGGTTGTGGCACGGACTCGCTCCGGCAGCCGAATTCCCTTCTGATACCAGGGATTTCGGTGACGGTGATTGATGGACGCCGCGATCTCCGGACGACGGGCCCAGAGCACGACGTCGGTGCCGGCGTCGGCCAACACCATAGAGAACGTGGTGCCCCACGAACCCGCTCCGAAGACGGCGGCCTTCATCGCGGCACCTCCGCTGCGGGAGGCACAACCGTTTCCGTGCGTGACGCCGCGGCCCGGGGATCGAAAAAGCGGTCAGGCGGCGATTCGCCGCGGATGGCCGCGAGGAGCTCGGTGACCCTCCGCATAATCCGGTCGGTCACCTGGCGTTCGAGCTCCCGCGTCGGTTCAGCGGCCCGATACTCGCGGAGATCGATGGGCTCGCCAGCGAGGACGTGAACCAGGACGCGGCGGCCCAGCCGCGGCCACTTTGCCCCGTAGGGAAGAATGCGGTGGGCGCCCCATGTTGCCACGGGAACGACAGGAACATCGTGCGCCAGGGCGAGTCGCGCGACCCCCGTCTTGCCGAGCATCGGCCAGCCGTCCGGATCCCGCGTGCACGTTCCCTCCGGGTAAATCACCACGCACTCGCCCGCGTCGAGAGCGGCGTGTGCCTCCCGCAAGGCGTTCATCGCGTCCCGGGTTTGCCGATACACCGGAATCTGACCGGACCTGCGGAGCACGGCGCCGACAAGAGGAACCCTGAAGAGCTCCGCCTTGGCGAGAAAGCGCGGGAGCCGACGGGCGCCGTCGTACAGAGCATGGGCCAAGGTCAACGGATCGACCACCGTCACGTGATTGGCCACCACGAGCACGGCGCCGGCCGGTGGAATGTTCTCAAGGCCGCGCCAGTCTCGTCGGGTGACTGCGTAGAGCAGGGGCTTGACCACCGCGCCCATGACCGCGAACCAGCCGCGGTGCGCCCCGGATCGACGACGTCGCCGCATCCATGCTCTCCTCTCGACCTGCTCAGCGTAGCGGCCGGCCCGGTGGCCCGACGCCGGATGCAATGGTGCAGCAGGGCCGTGCGCAGCCGTCGGCGCCATCCGGACGTTCCGGCAGAGCGAGGAAACGACTCCGTAGCCGGCGCGAGGGATCAGTGATAGCTGCGACATCCCGGCAGAGCGGGGAAACGACGGAAAAAGCGAGGAGCTGAGACGCGCGGTCCCAGCTCCTCGACTCTTCCCCAATGACGAGCGTGCCGATTAGCGGCCGCCGCGACGGCCGGTGGTGCGTCGCGCCGCGGTCTTCTTCGTGGCGGTGCGCCGGGTCGCCGTAACCTTCCGGGTCGCACGTGCCGCCGCGCGCCCAGCTGCCTTCGCCGCACCGCGCCGGCCGGCGGCTTTTGCGGGTGCCGCCTTTGCCGCCTTTGCCGCCTTCGCGGGCTTGGCAGCGGGAGCGGCCTTAACAGCGGGCAGTTTGATCGCACCGCTGACGACGCCCTTGAGCCGCGTGCCGGCCCGGAATTTCGGCACGGACGTCTTCTTCACCCGCACCCGTTCGCCGGTCGCAGGATTCCGGGCCATCCGTGCGGCCCGTTCAACCTTCTCGAAGATGCCGAAACCGGTGATCGCGACTTTCTCGCCGCGCGCAACGGTCCGGGTGATGGTGTCAATGACGGCTTCGACTGCTTCGCTCGCCGTCTTCTTGTCGCCGATTCGTGCGGCGACCGCGGTGATGAGTTCCGCTTTGTTCACGTTTCCCTCCGGAGGAGTCGTGTCGAGCCTTCGCTCGACTCGTGGCGAACTTAAGCCGAAACGGGCGAAAACTCAATCACCTGGCCGGCAAAAATTCGTCGTGTCGCGGGGAAACGCGTCGGTGCGGCGCCGACGCGCGTTGCGGAGGCCGATACGACGGTGCAACAGCGCCGACCGGGCCGGCACGACTGCCCGAAACCGCCTCAACTGGCCCGGGTCGTCGGCTTCCACGCAGGTCGGCGAGCCTCGAAAGCGTCGATGGCATCGGCATGGCGCAGCGTCAAGCCGATGTCATCGAGTCCCTCCATCAGACGCCAACGGGTGTAGTCGTCGATGTCGAAACCGCGCACCACGTCGGCGTACCGCACCTCGCGGGTGACGAGGTCCACGGTCACCGGAGTTGCGGGATCGCTTTCTACCACGTCCCAGAGCGCTTCGACGTCAGACTCGGGCAGGACGACGGCGAGCAGGCCGCCCTTGAGGGCATTGTTGCGGAAGATGTCGCCGAAGCGCGGCGAGATGACGACCCGGAAGCCGTAGTCCTGCAAGGCCCACACGGCGTGTTCGCGCGAGGAACCCGTGCCAAAGTCCGGACCGGCGACCAGAATGTCGGCGCCGGCGAACTCCGGACGGTTGAGCACGAACCCGGGATCCTGCCGCCAGGCGGCGAACAGACCGTCAGCGAAGCCGGTACGACTCACCCGCTTGAGATACACCGCGGGGATGATTTGGTCGGTGTCGACGTTGCTGCGCCGCAGCGGTACGGCGCGACCGGTGTGCGTGGTGAAGGGTTCCATGACAAAGCCTTTCCGTTCCAGGGTTTCCGCTCGTTAGCGCGTCAATCGAGATCCGAGGGCGCGGCGAGGTGACCGGCGACCGCGGTGGCCGCGGCGACGAGCGGGGACACGAGGTGGGTGCGCCCGCCGCGTCCTTGCCGCCCCTCGAAATTGCGGTTGGAGGTGGAAGCCGAACGCTGGCCCGGGGCGAGCTGGTCGGGATTCATCCCCAAGCACATCGAG
Encoded proteins:
- the leuD gene encoding 3-isopropylmalate dehydratase small subunit, with the translated sequence MEPFTTHTGRAVPLRRSNVDTDQIIPAVYLKRVSRTGFADGLFAAWRQDPGFVLNRPEFAGADILVAGPDFGTGSSREHAVWALQDYGFRVVISPRFGDIFRNNALKGGLLAVVLPESDVEALWDVVESDPATPVTVDLVTREVRYADVVRGFDIDDYTRWRLMEGLDDIGLTLRHADAIDAFEARRPAWKPTTRAS
- a CDS encoding NAD(P)H-dependent glycerol-3-phosphate dehydrogenase → MKAAVFGAGSWGTTFSMVLADAGTDVVLWARRPEIAASINHRHRNPWYQKGIRLPERVRATTDPQEAMAGADFVVLALPAQHLRENLQNWVALAPPDVVYVSLIKGIELQTAKRMSEVICEVADVPPERVAVVTGPNLAREIAERQPSASVVACTDDETARRLQAACQTGYFRPYTNPDVIGCELAGAVKNVIAVAVGIADGLRFGNNSRASLITRGLAETARLGVALGADPLTFSGLAGLGDLVATCCSPLSRNHGVGERLGRGMSVAAALAATTTTAEGVASCRPIQELARKHSVEMPIVDVVVAVLYEGMPPRDAVGVLMNRSAKPERHPWPNERHSADSDAQPDRVAESVWRFVRERRIGP
- a CDS encoding lysophospholipid acyltransferase family protein encodes the protein MRRRRRSGAHRGWFAVMGAVVKPLLYAVTRRDWRGLENIPPAGAVLVVANHVTVVDPLTLAHALYDGARRLPRFLAKAELFRVPLVGAVLRRSGQIPVYRQTRDAMNALREAHAALDAGECVVIYPEGTCTRDPDGWPMLGKTGVARLALAHDVPVVPVATWGAHRILPYGAKWPRLGRRVLVHVLAGEPIDLREYRAAEPTRELERQVTDRIMRRVTELLAAIRGESPPDRFFDPRAAASRTETVVPPAAEVPR
- a CDS encoding HU family DNA-binding protein — protein: MNKAELITAVAARIGDKKTASEAVEAVIDTITRTVARGEKVAITGFGIFEKVERAARMARNPATGERVRVKKTSVPKFRAGTRLKGVVSGAIKLPAVKAAPAAKPAKAAKAAKAAPAKAAGRRGAAKAAGRAAARATRKVTATRRTATKKTAARRTTGRRGGR